The following proteins are encoded in a genomic region of Phycisphaera sp.:
- a CDS encoding CRTAC1 family protein encodes MMSKVRMLIGAAGAACASGAVAQGVHYADMTDTCGIDFTHQQAAWPVPPLFPGQNERFGVGAAIGDFDNDGFYDAYIPNSAGFANHLYHNNGDGTFTEVGAAAGVDHIDGFSKQALWLDLNNDGFDDLVVFNDSSFFDDSFPTSRVYRNDGDGTFTDMTAASGLEYHEATHGGATAGDIDGDGDLDIFIGGWYEASTLLYRNDGSFRFTEIAQDVGGFPPDERFHWQPVMLDLNDDGLLDIYAAIDFHEDYALRNNGDGTFTDVSHAWGLIHVANDMGVAVGDVDGNGALDMYTTNMGFSPFNTNDEPGPNALYMNDGSGVFEQLATEGGVDKTHFSWGTWLWDADLDGHLDLMAVNGWIQPEWHTRAVFFRGLGDGRFQDAGLGSGLDHRGDTRGLAPVDLDNDGDVDFILTDVYGPAVVLRNDTDRSGNAWLRVKAQGTVSNRNGVGSKVWVTVGDRTWRSDIFVGGSFYNAPPLEAHFGLGATATIDELRVRFPSGREVVMEDVDANQLLTVVEPR; translated from the coding sequence ATGATGAGCAAGGTCAGGATGTTGATCGGGGCTGCCGGCGCGGCGTGTGCTTCGGGTGCGGTCGCACAGGGCGTGCATTACGCCGATATGACCGACACCTGCGGCATCGACTTCACCCACCAGCAGGCCGCCTGGCCCGTGCCGCCGCTGTTCCCCGGGCAGAACGAGCGTTTCGGCGTGGGCGCTGCCATCGGCGACTTCGACAACGACGGGTTCTACGACGCCTACATTCCCAACTCAGCCGGCTTTGCCAACCACCTGTACCACAACAACGGCGATGGCACCTTTACCGAGGTGGGCGCGGCCGCGGGCGTGGATCACATCGACGGGTTCAGCAAGCAAGCGCTCTGGCTGGATCTCAACAACGACGGCTTCGACGACCTGGTCGTGTTCAACGACTCCTCGTTCTTCGACGACAGCTTCCCGACCAGCCGCGTGTATCGCAACGACGGTGACGGTACCTTCACCGACATGACCGCGGCCAGCGGGCTCGAGTACCACGAGGCGACCCACGGCGGCGCGACGGCAGGCGACATCGACGGCGACGGCGACCTGGACATCTTCATCGGCGGCTGGTACGAGGCCAGCACGCTCCTGTATCGCAACGACGGCAGCTTCCGGTTCACCGAGATTGCTCAGGACGTTGGCGGTTTCCCGCCGGACGAGCGCTTCCACTGGCAGCCGGTGATGCTCGACCTCAACGACGACGGGCTGCTGGACATCTATGCGGCGATCGATTTCCACGAGGACTACGCCCTGCGCAACAACGGCGACGGCACGTTCACCGATGTCAGCCACGCGTGGGGCCTCATCCACGTGGCCAACGACATGGGTGTGGCCGTGGGCGATGTCGACGGCAACGGCGCGCTGGACATGTACACGACCAACATGGGCTTCAGCCCCTTCAACACCAACGACGAGCCGGGGCCCAACGCGCTCTACATGAACGACGGCTCGGGCGTGTTCGAGCAACTGGCCACCGAAGGCGGTGTCGACAAGACGCACTTCAGTTGGGGCACGTGGCTGTGGGACGCGGACCTGGACGGCCACCTCGACCTCATGGCCGTTAACGGCTGGATCCAGCCCGAGTGGCACACGAGGGCGGTCTTCTTCCGGGGCCTTGGCGACGGGCGATTCCAGGACGCCGGCCTGGGCAGCGGGCTCGACCATCGCGGCGACACACGCGGCCTCGCACCGGTCGACCTCGACAACGACGGCGACGTCGACTTCATCCTGACCGACGTGTATGGCCCGGCCGTGGTGCTCCGCAACGATACCGATCGCTCCGGCAACGCCTGGCTCCGCGTCAAGGCCCAGGGCACCGTGAGCAATCGCAACGGCGTCGGCAGCAAGGTCTGGGTGACCGTGGGCGACAGGACGTGGCGGAGCGATATCTTCGTTGGCGGCAGCTTCTACAACGCCCCGCCGCTCGAGGCCCACTTCGGCCTCGGTGCGACCGCGACCATCGACGAGCTGCGTGTGCGCTTCCCCAGCGGCCGCGAGGTCGTGATGGAAGACGTCGACGCGAACCAGCTTCTCACGGTCGTCGAGCCGCGATAG
- a CDS encoding exopolysaccharide biosynthesis protein: protein MPEAPKKLTDLINDLDEQIDGDASLAVSDILDAFGSRSFGPLLALPGLIGLTPLGAVPGAPAIIAAFVILVAGQHLFGRDHPWLPQKLTGRSVSKERWDKARDKARPWARRVDILLKPRLRWLTGSIMERVISLVSIALAVSMFPLGFIPFAVAAPAGAILFFGLALSARDGVAVVVALLATGGTAYMLWTMVL, encoded by the coding sequence ATGCCCGAAGCACCGAAGAAGCTCACCGACCTCATCAACGACCTCGATGAGCAGATCGATGGCGATGCGTCGCTGGCCGTCAGCGACATCCTCGACGCCTTCGGCAGCCGTTCGTTCGGGCCCTTGCTGGCGTTGCCCGGGCTCATCGGCCTGACCCCGCTCGGGGCCGTGCCCGGCGCGCCCGCCATCATCGCCGCCTTTGTCATCCTGGTGGCCGGCCAGCACCTGTTCGGCCGCGACCATCCCTGGCTGCCGCAGAAGCTGACCGGGCGGTCGGTCTCGAAGGAAAGGTGGGACAAGGCTCGCGACAAGGCCAGGCCCTGGGCCCGCCGGGTGGACATCCTGCTCAAGCCCCGGTTGCGGTGGCTGACCGGATCGATCATGGAGCGGGTGATCAGCCTGGTTTCGATCGCCCTTGCGGTTTCGATGTTCCCGCTGGGGTTCATCCCCTTCGCCGTGGCGGCGCCCGCCGGGGCGATCCTGTTCTTCGGGTTGGCGCTGTCGGCGCGCGACGGCGTGGCCGTCGTGGTCGCGCTCCTGGCCACCGGCGGCACCGCGTACATGCTCTGGACGATGGTCCTCTAG
- a CDS encoding cobalamin-dependent protein (Presence of a B(12) (cobalamin)-binding domain implies dependence on cobalamin itself, in one of its several forms, or in some unusual lineages, dependence on a cobalamin-like analog.), with the protein MAQPLGAATTEFEKADRCGELDHRPRVLLGKMGLDGHDRGVKVIARAMRDSGVHVIYSGLWQTPKSLAISARDEDVDVIAASMMSNSHMTLGPNLLKALDGVGRKDVPVHMGGILPQEDLPALKEAGIARCFTTGVGLMDIVDAAASTVAAYPQEVPGGHATAQLARDISLAHLERPVRKNAVRRRPKRVIGITGSPGAGKSTLVAQLVAEHARRAEENASLGRCAVVAFDPMSPITGGALLGDRLRVDFNRLGEAAYYRSLAIRGEDYHALEDVTDLIGGACEGNDAYDTLFIETVGAGQNETRIRDHVDKTIVVLTPGMGDAVQMDKAGILEIADLFVCNKADHPGENELVRDLRDIAGRRPILETVATHGQGIAELLDALA; encoded by the coding sequence ATGGCCCAGCCACTCGGCGCTGCCACCACCGAATTCGAGAAGGCCGACCGCTGCGGCGAGCTCGACCACCGCCCCCGCGTGCTGCTGGGCAAGATGGGGCTGGACGGCCACGACCGCGGCGTGAAGGTCATCGCGCGCGCGATGCGCGATTCGGGCGTGCACGTGATCTACTCGGGGCTCTGGCAGACGCCCAAGAGCCTGGCCATCAGCGCCCGGGACGAGGACGTGGACGTCATCGCCGCCAGCATGATGAGCAATAGCCACATGACGCTGGGGCCCAACCTGCTCAAGGCGCTCGACGGCGTCGGACGCAAGGACGTACCCGTCCACATGGGCGGCATCCTTCCGCAGGAAGACCTGCCCGCCCTCAAGGAGGCCGGCATCGCCCGGTGCTTCACGACCGGCGTCGGGCTGATGGACATCGTGGACGCGGCGGCCTCGACGGTGGCGGCGTACCCGCAAGAAGTGCCCGGCGGGCACGCGACGGCCCAGCTCGCCCGCGATATCTCGCTGGCCCACCTCGAGCGGCCCGTGCGCAAGAACGCGGTTCGCCGCCGGCCCAAGCGCGTCATCGGTATCACGGGTTCCCCCGGTGCGGGCAAGAGCACGCTGGTGGCGCAGCTCGTGGCCGAGCACGCGCGTCGGGCCGAGGAGAACGCGAGCCTCGGCCGCTGCGCCGTCGTGGCGTTCGACCCGATGAGCCCGATCACCGGCGGCGCGTTGCTGGGCGATCGGCTGCGTGTGGACTTCAACCGGCTGGGCGAGGCGGCCTACTACCGCTCGTTGGCGATTCGGGGCGAGGACTACCACGCGCTCGAGGACGTGACCGACCTCATCGGTGGCGCGTGTGAGGGTAATGACGCGTACGACACGCTGTTCATCGAGACCGTCGGTGCCGGCCAGAACGAGACCCGCATCCGCGACCACGTCGACAAGACGATCGTCGTGCTGACCCCGGGCATGGGCGACGCCGTGCAGATGGACAAGGCGGGTATCCTGGAGATCGCCGACCTGTTCGTGTGCAACAAGGCCGATCACCCGGGCGAGAACGAGCTGGTGCGCGACCTGCGGGACATTGCAGGCCGTCGGCCGATCCTGGAGACCGTGGCGACCCACGGCCAGGGCATCGCCGAGTTGCTCGACGCGCTGGCGTGA
- the aspS gene encoding aspartate--tRNA ligase, with protein sequence MLQRTAACGELRIDHAGTPATLAGWVNNYRDHGTGLVFIDLRDHTGLTQLVFDKEDAPAGIVEAADKLRGEDVIAVRGAVREREGGPNPKLPTGAIELVVEELEVLAKADTPPFQPGDESNLPGEETRLRYRYLDLRRPRMQHILRTRHKVTKITRDFFDALGFIEVETPNLCRSTPEGARDFLVPSRQQPGEFYALPQSPQLFKQILMVAGADRYLQICRCFRDEDPRADRQAEFTQIDLEMAFVDREQVLETMEAFARTLWKEVLGVEVPGFPRMTWQEAMDTYGSDRPDLRYGLQLVDISDLAAKTDFKVFQQALDKNTGTGHPSTRDGGVVKAFRIPGGAEKLTRKLTDGYAEFVKQFGAGGAPVTKVTATGFETGIARFIEPITAELKDRMGLEPGDSVVFGADGYNTCSKALGELRMKVAKDLGLIDEGKWAFLWVVDFPMFEYDDETKRYYALHHPFTAPRADQAETLLGAKAEDKQTLLGVLSDGYDMVCNGSEVGGGSIRIHRRDVQQKVFGLLGLDDEEAKAKFGFLLDALRFGAPPHGGVAFGLDRLVMHLAGTENIRDAIAFPKTQTGADLMTEAPSGVDDAQLKDLHIRVVDADPKAVEARKLSANPT encoded by the coding sequence ATGCTTCAGCGCACCGCCGCCTGCGGCGAGCTTCGGATCGACCACGCCGGCACGCCCGCGACCCTGGCCGGGTGGGTGAATAACTACCGCGACCACGGCACGGGCCTGGTCTTCATCGACCTGCGCGACCACACCGGGCTCACGCAGCTCGTGTTTGATAAAGAAGACGCCCCGGCGGGCATCGTCGAGGCGGCGGATAAACTGCGGGGCGAGGACGTGATCGCCGTGAGGGGCGCCGTCCGCGAGCGCGAGGGCGGGCCCAACCCCAAGCTGCCCACCGGCGCCATCGAGCTGGTCGTCGAAGAACTGGAAGTCCTGGCCAAGGCCGACACGCCGCCCTTCCAGCCCGGCGACGAGAGCAATTTACCAGGCGAAGAAACCCGCCTGCGCTACCGCTACCTCGACCTGCGCCGCCCACGCATGCAGCACATCCTGCGCACGCGGCACAAGGTCACCAAGATCACCCGCGACTTCTTCGACGCGCTGGGGTTCATCGAGGTCGAGACGCCCAATTTGTGCCGGTCGACGCCCGAGGGCGCCCGCGACTTCCTGGTGCCCAGCCGCCAGCAGCCCGGCGAGTTCTACGCGCTCCCACAGAGCCCGCAGCTCTTCAAGCAGATCCTGATGGTCGCCGGGGCCGACCGGTACCTGCAGATCTGCCGGTGCTTCCGGGACGAGGACCCGCGGGCCGACCGGCAGGCCGAGTTCACGCAGATCGATCTGGAGATGGCCTTCGTCGATCGCGAGCAGGTGCTCGAGACGATGGAGGCCTTCGCCCGCACGCTGTGGAAGGAGGTCCTGGGCGTCGAGGTGCCGGGCTTCCCGCGCATGACCTGGCAGGAGGCGATGGACACCTACGGCAGCGACCGGCCCGATCTCAGATATGGTCTGCAATTGGTGGACATCAGCGACCTGGCGGCGAAGACCGACTTCAAGGTCTTCCAGCAGGCGCTCGACAAGAACACCGGCACGGGCCATCCGTCGACGCGCGATGGCGGGGTGGTGAAAGCGTTCCGCATTCCCGGCGGGGCCGAGAAGCTCACCCGCAAGCTGACCGACGGCTACGCCGAGTTCGTGAAGCAGTTCGGGGCCGGCGGCGCGCCGGTGACCAAGGTCACCGCCACCGGCTTCGAGACCGGCATCGCCCGCTTCATCGAGCCGATCACCGCCGAGCTCAAGGACCGCATGGGCCTGGAGCCCGGCGACTCGGTCGTCTTCGGCGCCGACGGCTACAACACGTGCTCCAAGGCGCTCGGCGAGCTGCGCATGAAGGTCGCGAAGGACCTCGGGCTCATCGACGAGGGCAAGTGGGCGTTCCTCTGGGTCGTCGACTTCCCGATGTTCGAGTACGACGACGAGACGAAACGCTACTACGCCCTGCACCACCCCTTCACCGCGCCCCGCGCCGACCAGGCCGAGACCTTGCTGGGTGCCAAGGCGGAGGACAAGCAGACCCTGCTGGGCGTGCTCAGCGATGGGTACGACATGGTCTGCAACGGCAGCGAGGTCGGCGGCGGCTCCATCCGCATCCACCGCCGCGACGTGCAGCAGAAGGTCTTCGGGCTGCTGGGCCTCGACGACGAGGAGGCCAAGGCCAAGTTCGGATTCCTGCTCGACGCCCTGCGCTTCGGCGCCCCGCCCCACGGCGGCGTCGCGTTCGGGTTGGATAGGTTGGTCATGCACCTGGCCGGCACCGAGAACATCCGCGACGCCATCGCCTTCCCCAAGACGCAGACGGGGGCTGATTTGATGACCGAGGCGCCCTCGGGCGTGGACGACGCGCAGTTGAAGGATCTGCACATCCGGGTCGTCGATGCCGACCCGAAGGCGGTGGAGGCCAGGAAGCTGAGCGCCAACCCGACCTAG
- the lnt gene encoding apolipoprotein N-acyltransferase: MSPQTRNASLVRPSKWLHWALFGVAAGMAYAILGLLASEPIAWWPLALLAPVPLMAMALFVSRSGRRAVWRAAAGAWVGSLPLWVITHAWIFKVSPVGFFPGMLLQGSYAGLFVLLAAIAVRGRGGLAATAFALAITWSFVEVFRGSVLFGGYAWLLIGHPLIDAPYVFKSGAVLGAYGVGLAIAMSAAGLVLLAHSRDDVWRRGAVVVVPWLALGLLGLLAPPAGQPTGARAAIIQTNVPQDNRLSWSMGDQVRLYETFAGMTETARGTADFVVWPETMLPGPPISPQALEEMRRFGLVYATEIPGLEQLPATIFADEAALLQQDIGVPMIVGAAGIDGLRLSSTPDGEVTQDQAGLYNSAHLFVGGQLSAVRYDKLKLTIFGEVLPLVSRWEWLERQLLAIGAGGMSFDLDAGRRPLWFDVPLVDGGEIRVGTPICFEVAYAGVSRRLARGGGDRVDALVNLTNDGWFSTSDSGRAMHLKLARWRALENGVPIVRAANTGISTIIDSQGRIATTQTTHPEGPGDHAVTTAGQEFATRTPQVVVGDVPGRTTKATPFSRLGHLTPWLVFFAGLVVLVRGLGSGRRPA; this comes from the coding sequence GTGAGTCCCCAGACCCGCAACGCGTCCCTGGTGCGCCCATCGAAGTGGTTGCACTGGGCCCTGTTCGGCGTGGCTGCCGGAATGGCGTACGCCATCCTGGGGTTGCTCGCGAGCGAGCCCATTGCGTGGTGGCCCCTGGCGCTGCTCGCGCCGGTTCCGCTCATGGCGATGGCCCTGTTCGTGTCGAGATCCGGCCGCCGGGCCGTGTGGCGCGCGGCGGCTGGGGCATGGGTCGGGTCGTTGCCCCTGTGGGTCATCACCCACGCCTGGATCTTCAAGGTCTCGCCCGTGGGCTTTTTCCCGGGCATGCTGCTGCAAGGCTCGTACGCCGGGCTGTTCGTGCTGCTCGCGGCCATCGCCGTCCGCGGGCGCGGCGGGCTGGCGGCTACGGCGTTCGCCCTCGCGATCACCTGGTCGTTCGTCGAGGTCTTCCGCGGCAGCGTCCTCTTCGGCGGGTACGCATGGCTGCTGATTGGCCACCCGCTGATCGATGCGCCATACGTGTTCAAGAGCGGCGCCGTGCTGGGGGCGTATGGCGTGGGATTGGCGATCGCGATGAGCGCCGCGGGGCTCGTGCTGCTCGCCCATTCACGGGACGACGTGTGGCGCAGGGGCGCGGTGGTCGTTGTTCCCTGGCTGGCGTTGGGCCTGCTCGGCCTGCTCGCGCCACCGGCCGGCCAGCCGACCGGCGCTCGCGCCGCCATCATCCAGACCAACGTGCCCCAGGACAACCGCCTGTCGTGGTCGATGGGCGACCAGGTGCGGCTCTACGAGACATTCGCCGGCATGACCGAAACGGCGCGCGGCACGGCGGACTTCGTGGTGTGGCCGGAAACCATGCTGCCCGGCCCGCCCATCAGCCCCCAGGCGCTCGAAGAGATGCGCCGGTTCGGGCTGGTGTACGCCACCGAGATCCCAGGGTTGGAACAACTACCCGCGACGATCTTCGCCGACGAGGCGGCCTTGCTGCAGCAGGACATTGGCGTGCCGATGATCGTCGGTGCCGCCGGCATTGATGGGCTGCGGCTCTCGAGCACGCCCGATGGCGAGGTGACCCAGGACCAGGCCGGGCTGTACAACAGCGCCCACCTCTTCGTCGGCGGCCAGCTCTCGGCCGTTCGGTACGACAAGCTGAAGCTCACCATCTTCGGCGAGGTGCTGCCGCTGGTATCGCGGTGGGAGTGGCTCGAAAGGCAACTGCTGGCAATCGGCGCGGGCGGCATGAGCTTTGATCTGGACGCGGGCAGGCGGCCGTTGTGGTTTGACGTGCCGCTGGTGGACGGCGGCGAGATCCGTGTGGGCACGCCCATCTGCTTCGAGGTGGCCTACGCCGGAGTGAGCCGCCGATTGGCGCGCGGCGGGGGCGATCGCGTTGATGCGCTGGTCAATCTCACCAACGACGGCTGGTTCTCGACGAGTGATTCCGGTCGGGCCATGCACCTCAAGCTCGCCCGCTGGCGGGCGCTCGAGAACGGGGTGCCCATCGTGCGGGCCGCCAACACCGGCATCTCGACCATCATCGATTCGCAAGGCCGCATCGCGACCACGCAGACGACCCACCCGGAAGGGCCGGGCGATCACGCGGTGACCACGGCCGGCCAGGAGTTCGCCACGCGTACGCCCCAGGTGGTCGTAGGGGACGTGCCGGGCCGGACGACCAAGGCCACGCCATTCTCGAGGCTGGGGCATCTGACGCCGTGGCTGGTGTTCTTTGCGGGGCTGGTGGTGCTGGTGCGGGGGTTGGGCTCGGGCCGGCGGCCGGCCTGA
- a CDS encoding DUF1294 domain-containing protein: MPDNPRLILLFAALMWYLVAGASACLVYARDKRAAQRGHHRFPEAKLRRIELLGGAFGAVVAQRVLRHKTSKPGFRALTLLIAAVHGAILCGIGWWVFAR, translated from the coding sequence GTGCCCGACAATCCGAGGCTGATCCTGCTCTTTGCCGCCCTCATGTGGTATCTCGTCGCGGGCGCTTCCGCTTGCCTGGTCTATGCCCGCGATAAGCGCGCCGCCCAGCGCGGCCATCACCGCTTTCCAGAAGCCAAGCTCCGCCGCATCGAACTGCTGGGTGGTGCGTTCGGGGCCGTTGTCGCTCAGAGAGTGCTTCGCCACAAGACGAGCAAGCCAGGCTTTCGCGCGTTAACGCTGCTCATCGCGGCGGTGCACGGGGCGATCCTGTGCGGCATCGGCTGGTGGGTGTTCGCGCGTTAG
- a CDS encoding HEAT repeat domain-containing protein, which yields MVNAMRRIGTLAACVCVGVSIGLASCSGGSRSTVATGQPVDAIEISRARERAIESLEGLATHADPQIRANAIEGLLEAPGRASEWLARGMADADPGVRAVALMGVGRAHRGELALQAKPLLRDRSPWVRLGAAYAMAANGDHSGSHEIVRALLESDNPRLRAQAALVLGELGNQSALPLLREALARPMPMAPPGQFRLMSLQMGEAMVKLGEPDQIQPIRAALYPARAEDLEATALAARILGEVGDHASENQLALLTARLDGRGNMMPPEVRLSAVYAMAQLGRTQGDAFALAYVDDPMPAVRGLSALALGEIGKAEHLGTLEMMMGDPDPSVRVHAAAAVVRLTRP from the coding sequence ATGGTGAACGCGATGCGGCGGATAGGGACACTGGCGGCGTGCGTGTGTGTGGGGGTCTCGATCGGGCTGGCCTCGTGCTCGGGCGGTTCGAGATCGACGGTCGCAACGGGCCAGCCGGTCGACGCGATCGAGATCTCTCGCGCCCGCGAGCGGGCGATCGAGTCGCTCGAGGGCCTTGCCACCCATGCCGATCCGCAGATTAGGGCGAACGCGATCGAGGGGCTGCTGGAGGCCCCCGGCCGGGCGAGCGAGTGGCTCGCGCGTGGCATGGCCGACGCGGATCCGGGCGTGCGCGCCGTCGCGCTGATGGGCGTCGGCCGGGCCCATCGGGGCGAGCTGGCCTTGCAAGCCAAGCCGTTGCTGCGCGACCGTTCGCCTTGGGTGCGGCTGGGCGCGGCGTATGCGATGGCGGCCAACGGCGATCACAGCGGCTCCCACGAGATCGTTCGGGCGCTGCTGGAATCGGACAATCCCCGGCTGCGGGCACAGGCGGCGTTGGTGCTGGGCGAGTTGGGAAACCAGTCGGCACTGCCGCTCTTGCGTGAAGCCCTTGCCAGGCCGATGCCCATGGCCCCGCCCGGCCAGTTCAGGCTCATGAGCCTCCAGATGGGGGAGGCGATGGTCAAGCTGGGGGAACCCGACCAGATCCAGCCCATCCGGGCCGCCCTGTACCCGGCTCGGGCCGAGGATCTGGAAGCTACCGCCCTGGCGGCTCGCATTCTGGGCGAGGTCGGCGATCACGCTTCCGAGAACCAGCTCGCCCTGCTGACCGCCCGGCTGGATGGGCGGGGCAACATGATGCCGCCCGAGGTCAGGCTGTCGGCGGTGTACGCGATGGCCCAGCTCGGCCGCACCCAGGGCGATGCGTTCGCGCTGGCCTATGTCGACGATCCGATGCCGGCCGTCAGGGGGCTATCCGCGCTGGCCCTTGGGGAGATCGGAAAGGCCGAACACCTGGGCACCCTCGAAATGATGATGGGCGACCCCGACCCCTCGGTTCGTGTTCATGCCGCCGCCGCTGTTGTCCGGCTGACACGACCGTGA
- a CDS encoding histidine phosphatase family protein — MATPSEVELLLVRGSRTEWDETARLGGDCDLPACKAWGEELTAALRDHDLSAITGILTSPDEASTQTAHHIGKLADKKVRTIDDLREIDLGLWEGQRMEQLVERFPAAFKQWKEDPTSVVSPEGESFADAETRLLNALAKGLDKLNGKGRHVAVVLRPMAFHVLRNRLQGLDLVDGWDAAAVGPKLVPMRVRRDEIVPAKAV, encoded by the coding sequence ATGGCTACGCCATCCGAAGTTGAACTGCTGCTGGTCCGGGGCTCCCGGACCGAGTGGGACGAGACCGCCCGCTTGGGCGGCGACTGCGACCTGCCCGCGTGCAAGGCCTGGGGCGAGGAACTCACCGCGGCCCTGCGGGATCACGACCTGTCCGCCATCACCGGAATCCTGACCAGCCCCGACGAGGCTTCGACCCAGACCGCCCATCACATCGGCAAGCTAGCCGACAAGAAGGTCCGCACCATCGACGACCTCCGCGAGATCGACCTTGGCCTCTGGGAAGGCCAGCGGATGGAGCAACTCGTCGAGCGGTTCCCCGCAGCCTTCAAGCAGTGGAAGGAAGACCCCACCTCGGTGGTCTCACCCGAGGGCGAGTCCTTCGCCGACGCCGAGACGCGGCTGCTGAACGCACTCGCGAAGGGGCTCGACAAGCTCAATGGCAAGGGCCGGCATGTGGCCGTGGTGCTCCGGCCGATGGCCTTTCACGTGCTCCGCAACCGCCTCCAGGGCCTGGACCTCGTCGACGGCTGGGACGCCGCGGCAGTGGGGCCCAAGCTCGTGCCCATGCGGGTGAGGCGCGACGAGATCGTGCCGGCCAAGGCCGTCTAA
- the accD gene encoding acetyl-CoA carboxylase, carboxyltransferase subunit beta, which translates to MAASTTAKSPRSWSDIRPERRSQVPEGLWLRCPGCEQLIYRKQMEANLHVCPECGHHYRIQAGERINQLADQGSFEAMFEDLRPEDPLKFEDLKPYAGRLQAEQKRTGRPDAVVAGVGFIKGRQAVLCSLDLGFMMGSMGSVVGETVTRSIELATERKLPVIVVSCSGGARMQESTLSLMQMAKSSAALARHDRAGGLFISVLADPTTGGVTASFAMLGDVIVAEPKALIGFAGPRVIRQTIRQELPEGFQRSEFCLDHGLIDKIVHRAELRNELARLIDYAGL; encoded by the coding sequence ATGGCAGCATCCACGACCGCCAAGTCACCGCGTAGCTGGTCGGACATCCGGCCCGAGCGACGCAGCCAGGTGCCCGAGGGCCTGTGGCTGCGCTGCCCCGGCTGCGAGCAGCTCATCTACCGCAAGCAGATGGAGGCCAACCTCCACGTTTGCCCTGAGTGCGGGCACCACTACCGCATCCAGGCGGGCGAGCGCATCAACCAGCTCGCCGACCAGGGCAGCTTCGAGGCGATGTTCGAGGACCTGCGCCCCGAAGACCCGTTGAAGTTCGAGGACCTCAAGCCCTATGCCGGCCGGTTGCAGGCCGAGCAGAAGCGCACGGGCCGCCCCGACGCGGTCGTCGCCGGGGTCGGTTTCATCAAGGGCCGCCAGGCGGTGCTGTGCTCGCTCGACCTGGGGTTCATGATGGGCTCGATGGGCAGCGTGGTGGGCGAGACCGTCACGCGGTCGATCGAGCTTGCCACCGAGCGCAAATTGCCGGTCATCGTCGTGAGCTGCTCGGGCGGGGCTCGCATGCAAGAGAGCACGCTGAGCCTGATGCAGATGGCCAAGAGCAGCGCCGCCCTGGCGCGCCATGACCGGGCCGGGGGGCTGTTCATCAGCGTGCTGGCCGATCCGACCACGGGCGGCGTGACCGCCTCGTTCGCGATGCTTGGCGACGTGATCGTGGCCGAGCCCAAGGCCCTGATCGGCTTCGCCGGCCCACGCGTGATTCGCCAGACGATCCGGCAGGAGCTGCCCGAGGGCTTCCAGCGGTCGGAGTTCTGCCTCGACCACGGGCTGATCGACAAGATCGTGCACCGCGCCGAACTGCGGAACGAACTCGCACGCCTCATCGATTACGCCGGCCTGTGA
- a CDS encoding ribulose-phosphate 3-epimerase yields the protein MPTQAQSETALTNPITHPVRLPLVAPSILAANYAKLGEECRSALDAGGDLLHYDVMDGHLVPNLALGVDMLASLKADLPDAFFDVHLMIERPDLFAEPFAQAGAGHLTFHIEALDGDDARALFDKVRGLGMSVGIAIDGPTPIEKADALLPHVDLVLVMAIRAGFAGQAFDPAALDKIRHVRRVVPETRIEVDGGVGPRQAPDLLEAGADVLAAASAVFKVSPNERASVITRMRG from the coding sequence ATGCCAACCCAAGCCCAGTCGGAGACGGCCCTGACCAACCCCATCACCCATCCCGTTCGCCTGCCCCTGGTGGCCCCCTCCATCCTGGCGGCCAACTACGCGAAGCTCGGCGAGGAGTGCCGCAGCGCCCTTGATGCCGGCGGCGACCTTCTGCACTACGACGTGATGGACGGCCACCTCGTGCCCAATCTGGCCCTGGGCGTCGACATGCTGGCCTCGCTCAAGGCCGACCTGCCCGACGCCTTCTTCGACGTCCACCTCATGATCGAGCGGCCCGATCTCTTCGCGGAGCCCTTCGCCCAGGCCGGTGCCGGCCACCTGACCTTCCACATCGAGGCACTCGATGGCGACGATGCGAGGGCCCTGTTCGACAAGGTCCGAGGTTTGGGCATGTCCGTCGGCATCGCCATCGACGGCCCCACGCCCATCGAGAAGGCGGACGCCTTACTGCCCCATGTCGATCTGGTGCTGGTCATGGCCATCCGGGCCGGTTTCGCCGGCCAGGCCTTCGACCCCGCCGCCCTCGACAAGATCCGGCACGTCCGCCGGGTCGTGCCCGAGACCCGCATCGAGGTCGACGGCGGCGTGGGGCCCAGGCAAGCCCCAGATTTGCTCGAGGCCGGGGCGGACGTCCTCGCTGCGGCCTCGGCTGTGTTCAAGGTTTCCCCGAACGAGCGAGCGTCGGTGATCACCCGAATGCGTGGCTGA